One genomic window of Monodelphis domestica isolate mMonDom1 chromosome 1, mMonDom1.pri, whole genome shotgun sequence includes the following:
- the ZNF79 gene encoding zinc finger protein 79 — MLQEGGLYSQDSVLSEEGRLEDEGMAGVLLTAKSQESVAFKDVVMDFTPEEWKQLELPQKDLYKDLMLEKYRNLVLLGLPVSKPDVNSELEQGEGEESWIPRKEVPGSTCSDWETVPKSKKSPPNLDFFEDDSPASEKAIMETLPRISPENPTFQDTWECDGRLERQQENQERDLRQVKITHKKPSPGERGHEISELGRNFGLRSVLVTQQRIPIGKGLFKYNTHRKNSELLKHRKIHAGEKPYTCNDCGKGFSYCSSLSQHQKSHTGEKPYECNECGKAFSQSSSLVQHQRIHTGEKPYKCNECGKAFSQNANLTKHQRTHTGEKPYKCNECERAFSDCSALIQHQRIHTGEKPYECNECGKAFRHSANLTNHQRTHTGEKPYKCIQCGKSFGYCAAFIQHQRIHTGEKPYKCNECGKAFSQSANLTNHQRIHTGEKPYKCNECGKDFSQSTNLIIHQKIHTGEKPYECNECGKAFSDSSALIRHHVIHTGEKPYECNECGKAFNQSSSLTQHQRTHTGEKPYKCKECGKAFRCSSAFIRHQRLHIGE, encoded by the exons gAATCTGTGGCATTTAAAGATGTGGTCATGGACTTCACTCCGGAGGAGTGGAAGCAACTAGAACTTCCTCAGAAAGACCTATACAAAGATCTGATGTTGGAGAAGTATAGGAATTTGGTTTTGCTGG GGCTTCCAGTTTCTAAACCTGATGTGAACTCTGAGTTGGagcaaggagaaggagaagaatcaTGGATACCCAGGAAAGAAGTTCCAGGAAGCACTTGTTCAG aCTGGGAGACTGTACCTAAGTCCAAAAAATCACCCCCAAATCTTGACTTTTTTGAAGATGACTCACCTGCATCTGAAAAAGCAATAATGGAAACACTGCCAAGGATTAGTCCAGAGAACCCCACCTTTCAAGACACATGGGAATGTGATGGCAGATTAGAGAGGCAacaggaaaaccaagagagagatTTAAGGCAAGTAAAAATCACGCACAAGAAACCTTCCCCTGGAGAGAGAGGTCATGAAATTAGTGAACTTGGAAGGAACTTTGGTTTGAGGTCAGTCCTTGTTACACAACAGAGAATTCCTATAGGAAAAGGCCTCTTTAAATATAATACACATAGGAAGAATTCAGAACTACTTAAACATCGTAAGATACAtgctggagagaaaccctatacttgtaatgattgtgggaaaggCTTCAGCTACTGCTCATCCCTTTCTCAACATCAGAAAagtcatactggagagaaaccatatgaatgtaatgaatgtgggaaagccttcagccaGAGCTCATCCCTTGTtcagcatcagagaattcatactggagagaaaccttataaatgtaatgaatgtgggaaagctttcagCCAGAATGCAAACCTGACAAAacatcagagaactcatactggagagaagccttataaatgtaatgaatgtgagaGAGCCTTCAGTGACTGCTCAGCCCTTATtcagcatcagagaattcatactggagagaaaccctatgaatgtaacgaatgtggaaaagccttccGCCACAGTGCAAATCTCacaaatcatcaaagaactcatactggagaaaaaccctatAAATGTATTCAGTGTGGAAAATCCTTTGGTTATTGTGCAGCCTTCATtcagcatcagagaattcatactggagagaaaccctataaatgtaatgaatgtgggaaagcctttagtcAGAGTGCAAATCTCACGaaccatcagagaattcatactggagagaaaccttataagtgtaatgaatgtgggaaagacTTTAGCCAGAGTACAAACCTCATCAtccatcagaaaattcatactggagagaaaccttatgaatgtaatgaatgtgggaaagccttcagtgATAGCTCAGCTCTTATTAGACATCATGtcattcacactggagagaaaccctatgaatgtaatgaatgtgggaaagctttcaaTCAGAGCTCATCACTTACTCAGcatcagagaactcatactggagagaaaccttataaatgtaaggAATGTGGGAAGGCTTTCAGGTGTAGTTCAGCCTTCatcagacatcaaagactccATATAGGAGAATAA